A single genomic interval of Aegicerativicinus sediminis harbors:
- a CDS encoding HypC/HybG/HupF family hydrogenase formation chaperone, whose translation MCLSIPGKLIEITEKLDDQFRIGKVSFDGVLKKVNLTLVPEAKLNDYVMVHVGAAISIVDEEEAKKTFDLLKQLGELDELSHTES comes from the coding sequence ATGTGCTTATCTATTCCGGGAAAATTAATTGAGATAACCGAAAAACTAGATGATCAATTCCGAATTGGAAAAGTTTCTTTTGATGGTGTTTTGAAAAAAGTGAACTTAACATTGGTTCCAGAAGCTAAATTAAATGATTATGTTATGGTTCATGTTGGGGCTGCCATTAGTATCGTTGATGAAGAGGAGGCCAAAAAAACTTTTGATCTTCTAAAACAACTAGGAGAGCTCGACGAGTTAAGCCATACCGAGTCATAG
- the hypB gene encoding hydrogenase nickel incorporation protein HypB: MCGTCGCGTNENGVVIGKPNSEHHHHFHSDHHHRNHGQDHDHIHGHHHHDHDHHHHSHNHEHEHHNHGHHHTHHHEVKSKVIDIEQDILQNNQLQAAKNRGYFEAKNIFALNLVSSPGSGKTTLLERTLQDLKNEIPFYVIEGDQQTFNDANRIDALNVPVIQINTGKGCHLESDMIFDAVKQLNMKDDSVLMIENVGNLVCPSMFDLGENKRVVIISTTEGEDKPIKYPDMFYSAHICLINKIDLIPYLNFDMEKLKMYALQVNPKLKFFEVSATTGDGTESWYNWIKENLN; this comes from the coding sequence ATGTGCGGCACTTGCGGATGCGGAACCAACGAAAATGGCGTTGTAATAGGCAAACCTAATTCTGAACATCATCATCATTTTCATTCTGATCATCATCATAGGAATCACGGTCAAGACCATGATCATATCCATGGACACCATCATCATGATCATGATCACCACCACCATAGTCATAACCACGAGCATGAACATCACAATCATGGCCACCACCATACACATCATCATGAGGTAAAAAGTAAGGTAATTGATATTGAACAGGATATTTTACAAAACAATCAATTACAAGCTGCCAAAAATCGAGGATATTTTGAGGCTAAAAATATATTTGCGTTAAATCTAGTAAGTTCTCCTGGAAGTGGAAAAACTACATTGTTAGAAAGAACACTTCAAGATTTAAAAAATGAAATCCCTTTTTATGTAATTGAGGGGGATCAACAAACATTTAATGATGCAAATAGAATAGATGCTTTAAACGTCCCTGTTATACAGATCAATACTGGCAAAGGTTGCCATTTGGAAAGTGACATGATTTTTGATGCGGTCAAGCAATTAAACATGAAGGACGATTCCGTTTTAATGATAGAAAATGTTGGCAATCTTGTTTGTCCGTCCATGTTCGATTTAGGGGAAAACAAACGGGTGGTTATTATTAGTACAACTGAAGGTGAAGACAAACCTATTAAATACCCGGATATGTTCTATTCTGCTCACATTTGTTTAATAAACAAAATTGATCTTATTCCGTATCTTAATTTTGATATGGAAAAACTAAAGATGTATGCATTACAGGTTAATCCAAAATTAAAATTCTTTGAGGTTTCTGCTACGACAGGCGATGGCACTGAATCTTGGTACAATTGGATAAAAGAAAACCTAAATTAA
- the hypA gene encoding hydrogenase maturation nickel metallochaperone HypA: MHELSVALGIVRIAEEETKKANANTVESIDLEIGTLAGIELDSLEFVWPAAVKNTILEFAIKNIHLIQGKAICLDCNCDFEIQKIYDSCPKCKSSLKGITQGKELRVKSLEVN, translated from the coding sequence GTGCATGAATTATCCGTGGCATTAGGAATTGTAAGAATTGCCGAAGAAGAAACCAAAAAGGCAAATGCAAATACCGTTGAGTCTATAGATTTGGAAATTGGAACTCTCGCTGGAATTGAATTAGATTCTTTGGAATTTGTTTGGCCCGCGGCTGTAAAAAATACCATATTAGAATTTGCAATTAAAAATATTCATTTAATTCAAGGGAAAGCGATTTGTTTAGATTGCAACTGCGATTTCGAGATCCAAAAAATTTACGACTCCTGCCCAAAATGCAAAAGCTCTTTAAAAGGCATTACGCAGGGAAAAGAATTGAGAGTTAAATCTTTAGAAGTTAATTAA
- a CDS encoding hydrogenase small subunit produces MENVKPIKGTYYDSIIKEGYSRRDFMKFTAFIAAYMGLESSMIAQVAQALETTKRLPVIWEHFQECTCCSESFIRSNHPIVADIILDKISLDYTLTLMAASGHQAEAAKHDTMKKHHGEYILCVEGSVPMGADGNYCCIGGRSAKDILVEAAEGAKAIIAWGSCASNGCVQSAKPNPTDATPIHKIIKNKPIIRVPGCPPIGEVMAGIIVHLVAFGRVPELDRQGRPKAFYAKRVHDSCYRRPYYDAGLFAESFDDQNAKNGYCLYKVGCKGPVTYNSCGIIKWNGGVSYPIQSGHGCIGCSEDGFWDNGDFYERLTGIPGVKGESTADQFGKVAAGVLAGGIAAHAIGATISKRRQIKDETEKGKINEMNLDSEN; encoded by the coding sequence ATGGAAAATGTAAAACCAATTAAGGGTACATATTACGATAGCATAATTAAGGAAGGTTATAGCCGTAGAGATTTCATGAAATTTACTGCCTTTATTGCTGCTTATATGGGGCTTGAATCTTCTATGATTGCGCAAGTTGCCCAAGCTTTAGAAACGACCAAGAGGTTACCCGTAATTTGGGAGCATTTTCAGGAGTGTACTTGTTGTAGTGAGTCCTTCATTCGATCTAATCACCCAATTGTAGCCGATATAATTCTAGATAAAATTTCTCTGGATTATACTTTAACCCTAATGGCCGCATCTGGCCATCAAGCTGAAGCAGCAAAGCATGACACAATGAAAAAACATCATGGAGAGTATATTCTCTGTGTGGAAGGTTCCGTGCCTATGGGAGCTGATGGTAATTATTGTTGTATAGGAGGAAGGTCTGCTAAAGATATTTTAGTTGAAGCAGCCGAAGGAGCGAAAGCTATTATTGCTTGGGGTAGTTGTGCCTCAAATGGTTGCGTTCAATCAGCAAAACCAAATCCTACTGATGCCACACCCATACATAAAATAATTAAAAACAAACCAATAATTCGGGTTCCTGGATGTCCACCAATAGGAGAGGTAATGGCTGGCATTATAGTTCATTTGGTAGCCTTTGGCCGTGTTCCTGAATTGGATAGGCAAGGAAGACCAAAGGCGTTTTATGCGAAACGTGTGCACGATAGTTGTTACCGCAGGCCTTATTACGATGCAGGTTTGTTTGCTGAATCTTTTGATGACCAAAATGCTAAAAATGGTTATTGCTTGTATAAGGTTGGTTGTAAAGGCCCGGTTACTTATAACTCGTGCGGAATAATAAAATGGAATGGCGGAGTTAGTTACCCAATACAGTCTGGTCATGGTTGTATAGGATGTAGTGAAGATGGTTTCTGGGATAATGGAGATTTCTATGAGCGACTCACTGGTATTCCCGGTGTAAAGGGAGAATCCACCGCTGATCAATTTGGTAAAGTGGCAGCTGGTGTATTGGCAGGCGGTATCGCTGCACATGCTATCGGAGCAACTATATCCAAACGGCGCCAAATAAAGGATGAAACGGAGAAAGGAAAAATAAATGAGATGAATCTAGACTCGGAAAATTAA
- a CDS encoding nickel-dependent hydrogenase large subunit, with the protein MANRIVVDPVTRIEGHLRIEAEIKDGKIVDAFSSSTMVRGIENIVKGRDPRNVWAFVQRTCGVCTTVHALASVRAVEDSLGIVIPPNAELVRNIMEGALYMHDHTVHFYHLHALDWVDVVNALSADPKKTSELAQSISSWPKSSPGYFSDIQNRIKKFVESGQLGIFANGYWGHPQMKLPAEVNLLGVAHYLEALEWQKEIVKIHTIFGGKNPHPNYLVGGMACAINTENPGGLTAERLAMVGQLLKNGQEFIEQVYIPDLLAIASFYKDWGAIGQGFGNYMSYGDFPVNGYGDISSYKFQPGIILNRDLSKVHEVNHRNADIEEFINNSWYDYEEGDAVGKHPWEGQTNINYSGPQPPYDFLDVESKYSFIKTPRWKGMPMEVGPLSRLLVGYASGSKEIQDAVNGALAHLGIPVDTLFSTLGRTAARGIETQLVANWTRGFYDSLMNNIKNGDERMANTELWEPDSWPAESKGVGWMEAPRGSLAHWIKIKDGKTENYQQVVPTTWNASPRDAKGQRSAYESALIGTPVADPELPLEIIRTIHSFDPCLACAVHLYDEHGNHISKVSNVGSCEI; encoded by the coding sequence ATGGCAAATAGAATCGTTGTTGACCCTGTAACTCGAATTGAGGGTCATTTAAGAATAGAAGCAGAGATAAAAGACGGAAAAATTGTAGATGCCTTTAGTTCCAGTACTATGGTTCGGGGTATTGAAAATATCGTTAAAGGAAGAGATCCAAGGAATGTTTGGGCTTTTGTACAACGAACCTGTGGTGTATGTACCACGGTTCATGCCTTGGCATCGGTAAGGGCTGTAGAAGATTCCCTTGGTATCGTAATTCCGCCGAATGCAGAATTGGTGAGGAACATTATGGAAGGGGCTCTTTATATGCACGACCATACCGTACATTTCTACCATTTGCATGCTTTGGACTGGGTAGACGTAGTTAATGCGTTAAGTGCAGATCCTAAAAAAACGTCAGAGTTGGCTCAAAGTATATCTAGCTGGCCTAAAAGCTCACCTGGATATTTTAGCGACATTCAAAATAGGATTAAAAAATTTGTAGAAAGCGGTCAGTTAGGAATATTTGCTAACGGCTACTGGGGTCACCCTCAAATGAAACTTCCAGCGGAGGTTAATTTACTTGGGGTAGCACATTACCTTGAAGCTCTTGAGTGGCAAAAGGAAATTGTAAAAATCCACACCATATTTGGCGGAAAAAATCCACACCCTAATTATTTAGTTGGAGGTATGGCCTGTGCTATTAATACCGAAAACCCAGGTGGATTGACCGCTGAAAGATTGGCGATGGTAGGACAATTGCTGAAGAATGGACAAGAGTTTATTGAACAAGTTTATATACCCGATTTATTGGCAATTGCTTCATTTTATAAAGATTGGGGAGCTATAGGCCAAGGTTTTGGTAATTATATGTCTTATGGAGATTTTCCGGTTAATGGTTATGGAGATATTTCTAGCTATAAATTTCAACCAGGTATAATACTAAATAGAGATTTATCCAAAGTACATGAGGTTAACCATAGGAATGCTGATATTGAAGAATTTATCAATAATTCTTGGTATGATTATGAGGAAGGCGATGCTGTTGGAAAACATCCTTGGGAAGGTCAGACTAATATCAATTACAGTGGTCCCCAACCTCCATACGATTTTTTAGATGTGGAAAGCAAATATAGTTTTATTAAAACTCCTCGATGGAAGGGTATGCCAATGGAGGTTGGTCCATTATCTAGGCTTTTGGTTGGTTATGCAAGTGGAAGTAAGGAGATTCAAGATGCTGTAAATGGAGCACTTGCACATTTAGGGATACCTGTTGATACTCTTTTCTCGACCTTAGGAAGGACTGCTGCGAGGGGTATTGAAACACAATTGGTGGCTAACTGGACAAGAGGGTTTTACGATTCTCTGATGAACAATATTAAAAATGGTGACGAAAGAATGGCTAATACTGAACTTTGGGAGCCAGATTCATGGCCTGCAGAATCAAAAGGTGTTGGATGGATGGAAGCCCCAAGGGGGTCATTAGCCCATTGGATTAAAATAAAGGATGGTAAAACTGAAAACTACCAACAAGTGGTTCCAACCACCTGGAATGCTTCACCAAGAGATGCTAAAGGACAGAGATCTGCCTATGAATCTGCTTTAATTGGTACTCCCGTTGCGGATCCTGAATTGCCATTGGAGATAATTAGAACCATCCATTCATTCGACCCTTGTTTAGCGTGCGCGGTTCATTTGTATGACGAACATGGAAACCATATATCTAAGGTAAGTAATGTAGGAAGTTGTGAAATCTAA
- the cybH gene encoding Ni/Fe-hydrogenase, b-type cytochrome subunit produces the protein MKTRNFKRVLVWELPVRIFHWLNVLALFVLTVTGFLIADPPALLSNAEATNLHTFGIVRSIHFISAYVFFFVMILRIYWAFVGNKFANWRAFWPFTKRHWANLKHVLKVDIMLLNDEEENIRNISIGHNTIATLSYIAMFFLALVMVFTGFGLYAGMSSWWLPRLFIWVPDMLGGDILTRQIHHISMWAFIFFAMVHVYLVFYHDWLEGRGEVSSMFGGYKFVCEDRMKKPEKVKSDKNKAAVPAD, from the coding sequence ATGAAAACTAGAAATTTTAAAAGGGTTTTAGTTTGGGAGCTTCCGGTTAGGATATTTCATTGGTTAAATGTTTTGGCGCTTTTTGTATTAACCGTGACAGGTTTTTTAATTGCCGATCCGCCTGCACTTCTTTCTAATGCAGAGGCAACCAATCTTCACACTTTCGGTATTGTTAGATCTATTCATTTCATTTCGGCTTATGTCTTCTTTTTTGTAATGATATTAAGGATTTATTGGGCATTTGTGGGAAATAAATTTGCCAATTGGAGAGCATTTTGGCCATTTACAAAAAGACATTGGGCCAATCTCAAACATGTTTTAAAGGTGGATATTATGCTATTGAATGATGAAGAGGAGAATATTAGGAATATAAGTATTGGCCATAACACAATTGCAACTTTAAGTTATATAGCCATGTTCTTTTTAGCCTTAGTAATGGTATTTACAGGTTTTGGATTGTATGCTGGAATGTCAAGTTGGTGGTTGCCTCGATTATTTATTTGGGTGCCAGATATGTTGGGTGGTGATATACTTACCAGACAAATCCATCATATTAGTATGTGGGCATTTATCTTTTTTGCCATGGTGCATGTGTATCTGGTATTTTACCATGATTGGCTTGAGGGAAGAGGTGAGGTGTCATCTATGTTTGGGGGCTATAAATTTGTATGTGAAGATCGAATGAAAAAACCTGAAAAGGTTAAGAGCGATAAAAATAAAGCGGCAGTACCCGCTGATTAA
- a CDS encoding hydrogenase maturation protease gives MKELEGSLVAVSSDAYYFENDKSNSILILGVGNYLMGDEGVGVHLIQHFSKFNLPDYIDILDGGTGGFLLLDCFKAYPSIIFVDATMDGKPAGTISLLRPKFASDFPSALSVHDVGLKDMIEAVYLMEEVPDVYLFTISIKEMIPMTVELSPEVEMAIPELIDQILELSKKLKFQKT, from the coding sequence ATGAAAGAATTAGAAGGAAGTTTAGTAGCTGTAAGTAGCGATGCCTATTATTTTGAAAATGATAAATCTAATTCGATACTCATTTTAGGAGTTGGAAATTATTTAATGGGGGATGAGGGCGTTGGCGTGCATTTGATTCAGCATTTTTCAAAGTTTAATTTACCCGATTATATTGATATTCTTGATGGGGGTACGGGAGGTTTTTTGCTTCTAGATTGTTTTAAGGCCTATCCGTCAATCATTTTTGTTGATGCTACTATGGATGGAAAGCCCGCAGGTACAATTTCGTTATTGCGTCCTAAATTCGCTTCCGATTTTCCTTCCGCACTGAGTGTCCATGATGTTGGTCTTAAAGATATGATTGAGGCGGTATATCTCATGGAGGAAGTTCCCGATGTTTATCTATTCACGATTTCCATAAAAGAAATGATTCCAATGACGGTGGAATTAAGTCCCGAAGTTGAAATGGCAATTCCAGAATTGATCGATCAAATTTTGGAGCTTTCCAAAAAACTTAAATTTCAAAAAACTTAA
- the hypF gene encoding carbamoyltransferase HypF, producing the protein MLKTFQILISGQVQGVGFRPYVFALAKDNNLKGEVSNNETGVIIIVSGTPVDLEAFCNQLTKNPPPVSIIEQFHSEEIEFQEFEDFRIIPSKTKSNLSLRLTPDFAICEACSFEIQNAEDRRYQYAFTTCVNCGPRWSVTKKFPFEREHTSIAEFVMCKTCLTEYKDPSDRRFHSQTNTCGDCGISLQLLDSQGKNLNKSQQHIFESIGQYLKEGKIVAVKNTSGYLLCCNAENENAVAKLRKLKKRPTKPFALLFPNLKHLKGEFSLSPNQEEFLKSKERPIVIIPVENYFGRIALNQIAPGLKQLGVMVPYTGILELLGESITFPIVATSGNIHGSPILSDSNDALEKLGSVADYFLQHDLHIEHPQDDSVIKLSFQNKIPILFRRSRGYAPNFFTNVKVAETKILAMGADLKNSFAFMPNEYVYVSQYLGNLENFDVYQRFITEIKSFTTIFNQIPETIVIDKHPRYFSCQLGKELAITYNSKLIEVQHHKAHFASVLGEHNLFQEKEKILGVVWDGVGFGDDGEVWGGEFFDFQNGFINRINHFEYFEWLAGDKMSKEPRLSLFSLLKNDEIIKHKFSNEEFSVYRKLKKINKLKTSSVGRLFDAVASLLNICDYNSFEGEAAILLENNVSNLKMPEPRTYYKIEPTEPIQIGLILDEITKDFERGIEVSVILFNFIFTLATIIVDFAKQNDYTIVCCSGGVFQNTTLIDILIDIKPDDLQLCFNKHLPPNDENISFGQLMYVVNCKL; encoded by the coding sequence ATGCTTAAAACGTTTCAAATTTTAATCTCTGGACAAGTTCAGGGTGTTGGTTTTCGTCCTTATGTTTTTGCACTTGCTAAAGACAATAATCTGAAGGGTGAAGTTTCAAATAATGAAACAGGTGTGATAATTATAGTTTCCGGCACACCCGTTGATTTGGAAGCGTTTTGTAATCAACTCACAAAAAACCCTCCTCCAGTTTCAATAATTGAACAATTCCATTCAGAGGAAATAGAATTTCAGGAATTTGAAGATTTCAGAATTATACCGTCAAAGACCAAAAGTAATTTAAGTCTAAGATTGACCCCCGATTTTGCTATATGTGAAGCGTGTTCATTTGAAATTCAAAATGCTGAAGACAGGCGTTACCAATATGCATTTACAACCTGTGTTAATTGTGGCCCGCGTTGGTCGGTCACAAAAAAGTTTCCATTTGAAAGAGAACATACATCAATTGCAGAATTTGTAATGTGTAAAACTTGTCTAACCGAATATAAGGACCCCTCAGATAGGAGATTTCATTCGCAAACCAATACTTGTGGTGATTGTGGAATTAGTTTGCAGCTATTAGATTCACAGGGGAAAAATTTAAACAAAAGTCAACAGCATATTTTTGAATCTATTGGCCAGTATTTGAAAGAGGGGAAGATTGTAGCTGTTAAAAACACTAGCGGATATCTTTTGTGTTGCAATGCAGAAAATGAAAATGCTGTTGCAAAATTGAGGAAATTAAAAAAGCGCCCTACGAAACCATTTGCATTATTATTTCCCAATTTAAAACATCTCAAAGGTGAATTTTCACTTTCCCCAAATCAGGAAGAATTCCTAAAATCTAAGGAACGACCAATTGTTATAATACCAGTTGAAAATTATTTTGGCAGAATTGCTCTCAACCAAATTGCTCCAGGCTTAAAACAATTGGGAGTTATGGTGCCCTATACAGGAATATTGGAATTGTTAGGAGAATCTATCACTTTTCCGATCGTGGCGACCAGCGGAAACATACATGGGTCCCCAATTTTGAGCGATTCGAATGACGCATTGGAAAAACTAGGTTCTGTCGCGGATTATTTTTTGCAACACGACCTACATATTGAGCATCCTCAAGATGACAGTGTTATAAAGCTTAGCTTTCAAAATAAAATTCCGATTTTATTTAGGAGATCAAGGGGATATGCACCTAATTTTTTTACAAATGTTAAAGTTGCTGAAACTAAAATATTGGCAATGGGAGCAGATTTAAAAAATAGTTTTGCGTTTATGCCAAATGAATATGTATATGTGAGCCAATATCTGGGTAACCTAGAAAATTTTGATGTTTACCAGCGGTTTATAACGGAAATTAAATCATTTACCACAATTTTCAATCAAATTCCGGAGACTATTGTAATAGATAAACACCCAAGATATTTTAGTTGCCAATTGGGTAAAGAATTGGCAATTACCTATAATTCTAAACTCATTGAAGTACAACATCACAAGGCTCATTTCGCTTCGGTATTGGGAGAACATAATTTATTTCAAGAAAAAGAAAAAATATTAGGGGTTGTATGGGATGGTGTTGGCTTTGGTGATGATGGTGAGGTTTGGGGTGGTGAGTTTTTTGATTTTCAGAATGGATTTATAAATAGGATAAATCACTTTGAATATTTTGAATGGTTGGCAGGTGATAAAATGTCTAAAGAACCTCGATTATCATTGTTTTCACTTTTAAAAAATGACGAGATTATTAAACATAAATTTTCTAACGAGGAGTTTTCAGTTTATAGGAAATTAAAGAAAATAAATAAATTGAAAACCTCGTCCGTAGGTCGTTTGTTTGATGCGGTTGCATCCTTACTTAACATTTGTGATTATAATTCATTTGAAGGCGAAGCAGCAATTTTGCTAGAGAATAACGTCTCGAATTTAAAAATGCCTGAGCCTAGAACTTATTATAAGATTGAACCTACTGAGCCCATACAAATAGGTCTAATATTAGATGAAATAACCAAAGATTTTGAAAGGGGTATTGAGGTTTCAGTGATTCTTTTCAATTTTATTTTCACATTAGCGACAATAATAGTTGATTTTGCAAAACAGAATGATTATACCATAGTGTGTTGTTCAGGCGGTGTATTTCAAAACACAACACTTATAGATATTCTGATCGACATAAAACCTGATGACCTCCAATTATGTTTCAATAAACATTTGCCGCCAAATGATGAAAATATTTCATTCGGACAATTAATGTATGTTGTAAATTGTAAACTGTAG
- the hypD gene encoding hydrogenase formation protein HypD encodes MKYLEEYRNLEATNQYLSLIANKVTKPWNIMEICGGQTHSLVRNGILELLPKQVQMIHGPGCPVCVTPVSLIDKAIELLEKGVIVCSFGDMIRVPGTKKSLLEAKAEGADLRVLYSPLEAVEVAKANPNREVVFFAVGFETTAPANAISVLHAEKEGLKNYSILVSHVLVPPAMEAILDDEFCNIDAFLGAGHVCAIMGYKEYMPISEKYKIPIVITGFEPLDLVQGIYMAVSQLEANEYTVENQYARVVKKEGNIAAKEVISKVFRVGDREWRGIGKIPNSGYLISEEYKAFDAGIKFQIIGNDNVLHTKCIAGEILKGLKKPYQCPAFGKECNPTNPLGAPMVSSEGACAAYYHFSVDENVL; translated from the coding sequence ATGAAGTATTTAGAGGAATATAGAAACTTAGAGGCAACTAACCAATATTTAAGCCTAATCGCTAATAAGGTTACCAAGCCATGGAATATAATGGAGATTTGTGGTGGGCAGACACACAGTTTGGTGAGGAATGGTATTTTAGAGTTGTTACCGAAGCAGGTTCAGATGATCCATGGTCCGGGTTGTCCGGTTTGTGTGACTCCCGTAAGCTTAATAGATAAAGCCATTGAATTACTGGAAAAAGGTGTAATTGTTTGTTCTTTTGGAGATATGATTCGTGTCCCTGGAACAAAAAAAAGTCTCTTAGAGGCAAAGGCGGAAGGAGCTGATCTCCGAGTGCTTTACTCTCCTTTAGAGGCAGTTGAAGTTGCCAAAGCAAACCCAAATAGAGAAGTGGTGTTTTTTGCTGTCGGATTTGAGACGACTGCGCCTGCAAATGCAATTTCGGTATTACACGCCGAAAAGGAAGGCTTAAAGAACTATTCAATTTTGGTCTCACATGTATTAGTGCCACCTGCAATGGAAGCCATTTTGGACGATGAATTTTGTAACATTGATGCATTCCTTGGAGCCGGCCATGTATGTGCGATAATGGGTTATAAAGAATACATGCCGATAAGTGAAAAGTATAAAATTCCCATTGTAATTACAGGGTTTGAGCCATTGGATTTGGTTCAAGGAATTTATATGGCGGTATCACAATTAGAGGCAAACGAATATACTGTAGAAAACCAATACGCTCGTGTTGTAAAAAAGGAAGGGAATATAGCAGCCAAGGAAGTAATTAGTAAAGTGTTCAGGGTAGGAGATAGGGAATGGCGTGGAATTGGAAAAATACCCAATAGTGGCTACTTAATTTCAGAAGAATACAAGGCGTTTGATGCCGGAATAAAATTTCAAATTATTGGGAATGATAATGTTTTACATACTAAATGTATAGCAGGAGAAATATTGAAGGGTTTAAAAAAGCCATACCAATGCCCTGCTTTTGGAAAGGAATGCAATCCAACTAATCCCTTAGGGGCTCCCATGGTGTCTTCAGAGGGCGCTTGTGCTGCCTACTATCATTTTTCAGTGGATGAAAATGTGTTATAA
- the hypE gene encoding hydrogenase expression/formation protein HypE, protein MSKEDIINLGHGSGGSMTRTLLDDVIFKTFSNPLLNQKHDGSILELKGKIAISTDSFVVSPIFFRGGNIGELAVNGTVNDVAMCGAQPKYLSLAFIVEEGLKIEEFIAIVNSIKATADRCGVEIVTGDTKVVERGKGDKIFINTTGVGVIHPKANISMERIKVGDKIIINGNIAQHGMAIMSQREGLEFESDIVSDTANLNYIANELLDQFGDDVHLFRDATRGGVASVLSEIALDTGKGVYIEEKNLPIDKQVSAACEILGLDPLYVANEGVFLAVVDQSVATEVLRQMQTNQNAKNSMCIGEITQSNSKKVVMESVIGGKRIVTPLIGEQLPRIC, encoded by the coding sequence ATGAGTAAAGAAGACATAATTAATCTAGGTCATGGAAGCGGGGGATCGATGACTCGAACTTTGCTTGACGATGTCATTTTTAAAACTTTCAGCAACCCCTTGCTTAACCAAAAACACGATGGTTCCATTTTGGAATTAAAAGGGAAAATTGCTATTTCAACAGATAGCTTTGTTGTTTCTCCGATTTTTTTTAGAGGAGGAAATATTGGAGAACTTGCGGTTAACGGAACTGTAAATGATGTTGCTATGTGTGGTGCCCAACCAAAATATTTGAGTTTAGCTTTTATTGTTGAAGAGGGACTTAAGATAGAAGAATTTATTGCTATTGTTAATTCAATTAAGGCCACCGCTGATCGATGTGGTGTTGAAATAGTTACTGGTGATACAAAAGTTGTGGAACGTGGTAAAGGCGATAAGATTTTTATTAATACAACTGGTGTTGGGGTAATTCATCCTAAAGCGAATATTTCTATGGAGCGAATAAAAGTTGGGGATAAAATAATAATAAATGGAAATATTGCTCAGCATGGGATGGCCATAATGTCTCAAAGAGAGGGTTTAGAGTTTGAAAGTGATATAGTTAGTGACACTGCCAATCTAAATTATATCGCAAACGAATTGCTAGATCAATTTGGAGATGACGTTCATTTGTTCAGAGATGCAACTAGAGGTGGCGTTGCTAGTGTATTGTCAGAAATTGCATTAGATACCGGCAAGGGGGTTTATATTGAAGAGAAAAATTTGCCAATAGATAAGCAGGTTTCTGCTGCATGTGAAATTTTGGGTCTAGATCCACTATATGTCGCCAACGAGGGTGTTTTCCTGGCAGTTGTAGATCAATCTGTTGCAACTGAAGTATTAAGGCAAATGCAAACTAATCAAAATGCAAAAAATTCAATGTGCATTGGAGAAATAACTCAATCAAATTCTAAGAAGGTTGTGATGGAGAGTGTAATTGGAGGAAAACGTATCGTTACCCCTTTAATCGGAGAACAGTTGCCAAGAATCTGTTAA